A window of Roseovarius sp. THAF27 contains these coding sequences:
- a CDS encoding IS3 family transposase (programmed frameshift), with protein sequence MGNGNRPTPEFRREAVRLALTSGRTRREIAEDLGIGLSTLTRWLSRERDAGGPVEASVDLHAELKRLRRENAVLKQERDILKKAATFFAKDGKSMSFAFIEAEKASFPIRRMCHVLGVSQSGFFAWRDRPACHRQQQDMIHLAHIRTAFELSNGTYGSPRMHRDLVDEGLKIGRHRTARLMHENQLIARQKRRFKRTTDSEHAWPVAPNLVAQDFAADCPDRKWGADISYIWTAEGWLYLAIVLDLFSRRVVGWATSDRLKRDLAIAALRHALAARNPEPGLVHHSDRGSQYCSVDYQARLRKRGILISMSGRGNCYDNSMVETFFKTIKSELIWPVAWKSRQQAENAIARYIDGFYNPVRRHSSLGFQSPIAFERKAREVS encoded by the exons ATGGGAAACGGAAACAGACCGACGCCGGAGTTCCGGCGTGAAGCGGTGCGGCTGGCGCTGACCAGCGGCCGGACGCGACGGGAGATCGCGGAAGATCTGGGGATCGGGCTTTCGACACTGACGCGATGGCTCAGTCGCGAGCGGGACGCTGGTGGGCCGGTCGAGGCATCGGTCGATCTGCACGCGGAGCTGAAGCGGTTGCGACGCGAGAACGCGGTTCTGAAGCAGGAGCGCGACATCTTAAAAAAGGCCGCAACCTTCTTCGCGAAAGACG GCAAGTCGATGAGCTTCGCTTTCATAGAGGCGGAGAAGGCCAGCTTCCCGATCCGGCGAATGTGTCATGTTCTCGGTGTCAGCCAGAGCGGGTTCTTCGCTTGGCGGGACCGCCCTGCCTGTCATCGCCAGCAGCAGGACATGATCCATCTTGCCCACATTCGAACGGCCTTTGAGCTGTCGAACGGGACCTACGGCAGTCCCCGCATGCACCGCGACCTCGTCGATGAGGGGCTCAAGATAGGGCGGCACCGCACGGCACGACTGATGCACGAGAACCAGTTGATCGCGCGGCAAAAGCGGCGCTTTAAACGGACGACGGACAGTGAACATGCCTGGCCTGTGGCGCCCAACCTCGTGGCACAAGATTTCGCGGCGGACTGTCCGGACAGGAAGTGGGGGGCGGACATCTCCTACATCTGGACGGCAGAGGGCTGGCTTTACCTTGCCATTGTCTTGGACCTCTTCTCGCGCCGCGTCGTCGGTTGGGCCACGAGTGATCGTCTGAAGCGTGACCTCGCCATCGCAGCCCTGCGCCATGCTCTGGCCGCTCGCAACCCTGAGCCAGGACTGGTTCACCATTCCGACCGCGGATCGCAATACTGCTCGGTGGACTATCAGGCGCGGCTCCGCAAACGTGGCATCTTGATCTCGATGAGCGGGCGCGGGAACTGCTATGACAACTCAATGGTGGAAACGTTCTTCAAAACCATCAAGTCGGAGCTGATCTGGCCGGTCGCCTGGAAATCCCGCCAACAGGCCGAAAACGCCATCGCCAGATACATCGACGGGTTCTACAATCCCGTCAGACGCCATTCATCGCTCGGCTTCCAAAGCCCGATAGCATTCGAGCGAAAGGCCCGCGAAGTGAGCTAA
- a CDS encoding MalY/PatB family protein: protein MTFDDPIERRGTNCSKWDKMEQIYGVPAEEGLAMWVADMDFRPPQAVSDALRGMLDPGIFGYYGDDSGYRRAICWWMETRHGWKVDPSWIFTTHGLVNGTGMCVDAFTDPGDGVVLFTPVYHAFARVITSAGRRVVECPLVDEDGRYRMDFAAYDEILDGSEKLLVLCSPHNPGGRVWTREELEGVAAFAKCHDLVLVSDEIHHDLVYPGHTHTVMAHIDGIADRLVMMTATTKTFNIAGSHSGNVIIADESLRARFAARMAGLGLSPNSFGLVMAEAAYSSEGAAWVDDLMLYLDGNRKLFDAGINAIPGLRSMPLEATYLSWVDFSGTGMGREEFTARVEKTAKIAANHGPTFGTGGESFLRFNIATQRARVQEAVARLQDAFSDLQ, encoded by the coding sequence TTGACTTTCGACGACCCGATCGAGCGACGCGGCACAAATTGCAGCAAATGGGACAAGATGGAACAGATCTATGGCGTCCCCGCCGAGGAGGGGCTGGCCATGTGGGTCGCCGACATGGATTTCCGCCCGCCACAGGCGGTCAGCGACGCGCTGCGCGGGATGCTCGATCCCGGCATCTTCGGCTATTACGGCGATGACAGCGGCTATCGCCGGGCGATCTGCTGGTGGATGGAAACCCGCCACGGCTGGAAGGTGGACCCGTCCTGGATCTTCACCACCCACGGGCTCGTGAATGGCACCGGCATGTGCGTCGACGCCTTCACCGATCCCGGCGACGGGGTGGTGCTGTTCACGCCCGTCTACCATGCCTTCGCGCGGGTCATCACCTCGGCAGGGCGCCGGGTGGTGGAATGCCCGTTGGTCGATGAGGACGGCCGCTACCGGATGGATTTCGCCGCCTACGACGAGATCCTCGACGGGTCGGAAAAACTGCTGGTGCTCTGCTCGCCGCACAATCCCGGCGGCCGCGTCTGGACCAGGGAAGAACTGGAGGGCGTCGCCGCGTTCGCCAAGTGTCACGACCTCGTGCTGGTGTCCGACGAAATCCACCACGATCTTGTCTACCCGGGGCACACGCATACCGTCATGGCCCATATCGACGGTATCGCCGACCGCTTGGTGATGATGACGGCAACCACCAAGACCTTCAACATCGCCGGTTCGCATTCCGGCAATGTCATCATCGCGGACGAGAGCCTGCGCGCGAGATTCGCCGCGCGCATGGCCGGGCTCGGCCTGTCGCCCAATTCCTTCGGCCTCGTCATGGCCGAGGCCGCCTATTCATCCGAAGGGGCGGCCTGGGTCGATGACCTGATGCTCTATCTCGATGGCAACCGGAAACTGTTCGACGCGGGGATCAACGCCATCCCCGGCCTGCGGTCCATGCCGCTCGAGGCGACGTACCTGTCCTGGGTCGACTTCTCCGGCACCGGCATGGGCCGAGAGGAATTCACCGCGCGGGTCGAAAAGACGGCAAAGATCGCCGCCAATCACGGACCCACCTTCGGGACCGGCGGCGAAAGCTTCCTGCGGTTCAACATCGCCACGCAGCGCGCGCGCGTGCAAGAGGCTGTCGCGCGGCTACAGGACGCGTTCTCGGACCTTCAATAG
- the rpmB gene encoding 50S ribosomal protein L28 → MSRRCELTGKGPMVGNNSSHANNKTKRRYLPNLNDVTLQSETLGRGIKLRITAAALRSVDHRGGLDGFLAKSKDAELSDRALKVKKEIAKAQAANA, encoded by the coding sequence ATGTCGCGCCGCTGCGAACTGACCGGAAAAGGCCCGATGGTTGGCAACAACTCCAGCCACGCCAACAACAAAACCAAGCGTCGCTACCTGCCCAACCTGAACGACGTGACCCTGCAATCCGAAACGCTGGGTCGCGGCATCAAGCTGCGCATCACCGCCGCTGCCCTGCGCAGCGTCGACCACCGCGGCGGGCTGGACGGCTTCCTGGCCAAGTCGAAAGATGCCGAACTGTCGGATCGCGCGCTCAAGGTCAAGAAAGAGATCGCCAAGGCCCAGGCCGCCAACGCCTGA
- a CDS encoding DUF6882 domain-containing protein, translating into MNEILLEFAGRQADAGATQLPETYRQLAVNAAFHLKTRTAGSAVSSQVQEVSEFRLNLKKGRIVFVPPEGPEIAAEAQVIGTYSDDGSWMWAWGHPDVPVEMQQAAWAVQQFGERQEIEELLSRGGAIGAARLAEFQAICAYISDADGVFMGPHGAGGQVAVCYYLGNQLEGLLGG; encoded by the coding sequence ATGAACGAGATCCTGCTGGAGTTCGCCGGACGGCAGGCCGATGCCGGGGCGACCCAATTGCCCGAGACGTACCGGCAGCTTGCGGTCAACGCGGCGTTCCACCTGAAGACCCGGACCGCCGGCAGCGCGGTTTCATCGCAGGTGCAGGAGGTTTCGGAGTTCCGGCTGAACCTGAAGAAGGGCCGGATCGTGTTCGTGCCCCCCGAGGGGCCCGAGATCGCGGCCGAGGCGCAGGTCATCGGCACCTATTCCGACGATGGCAGCTGGATGTGGGCCTGGGGGCATCCCGACGTGCCGGTAGAGATGCAGCAGGCCGCCTGGGCCGTACAGCAATTCGGAGAGCGCCAGGAGATCGAGGAACTGCTGAGCCGTGGGGGTGCCATAGGTGCCGCGCGGCTGGCGGAATTCCAGGCGATCTGTGCCTATATTTCGGATGCCGATGGCGTGTTCATGGGCCCGCACGGCGCCGGGGGGCAGGTGGCGGTCTGCTATTACCTTGGCAATCAGCTCGAGGGGCTTCTGGGCGGGTGA
- a CDS encoding glutathione S-transferase family protein — MGELIDGTWHTGWYDTKKHGGKFKRETSKFRNWITADGSAGPSGEGGFKAEAGRYHLYVSLACPWAHRALVFRRLKGLTDLIDVSVVHPDMLSDGWTFDTDFPGATGDKLFGLPFARDLYIRANPDTTGHVTVPILWDMQRDTIVSNESAEIIRMFNSAFNDITGNDDDYYPKELRDEIEDINERVYHTVNNGVYKAGFATTQDAYEDAVIPLFETLDWLEGLLSERRYLAGAQLTEADWRLFTTLIRFDKVYHGHFKCNRARIVDYPNLWGYLRELYQWPEVAQTVNFDHITRHYHYSHDMINPHRIIPIGPDLDLTAPHGRDKG, encoded by the coding sequence ATGGGCGAGTTGATCGACGGCACATGGCATACAGGCTGGTACGACACGAAAAAGCATGGCGGCAAATTCAAGCGGGAGACCTCGAAATTCCGCAACTGGATCACCGCCGACGGCAGTGCCGGGCCAAGCGGCGAGGGCGGCTTCAAGGCCGAAGCGGGGCGCTACCATCTCTATGTCTCGCTTGCCTGTCCCTGGGCGCACCGCGCGCTCGTCTTTCGTCGCCTGAAGGGTCTCACCGACCTGATCGACGTGTCGGTCGTGCATCCCGACATGCTCTCCGATGGCTGGACGTTCGACACCGATTTCCCGGGCGCCACGGGCGACAAGCTATTCGGCCTGCCATTCGCGCGCGATCTCTACATTCGCGCCAATCCCGACACGACCGGCCACGTGACCGTGCCGATCCTGTGGGACATGCAGCGCGACACCATCGTGTCCAATGAAAGCGCCGAGATCATCCGCATGTTCAATTCCGCCTTCAACGACATCACCGGCAACGACGACGACTATTACCCCAAGGAATTGCGGGACGAGATCGAGGACATCAACGAGCGCGTCTATCACACCGTCAACAACGGCGTCTACAAGGCAGGCTTCGCGACGACCCAGGACGCCTACGAAGACGCCGTCATTCCGCTGTTCGAGACGCTGGACTGGCTGGAGGGCCTCCTGTCAGAGCGCAGGTACCTGGCCGGTGCGCAGCTGACCGAAGCCGACTGGCGTCTGTTCACCACGCTGATCCGCTTCGACAAGGTCTATCACGGGCATTTCAAGTGCAACCGCGCCCGGATCGTCGATTATCCCAACCTGTGGGGCTACCTGCGGGAGCTCTATCAATGGCCCGAGGTTGCTCAGACCGTGAACTTCGATCACATCACGCGCCACTACCATTACAGCCACGATATGATCAACCCGCACCGCATCATCCCCATCGGTCCCGACCTTGACCTCACGGCACCGCACGGGCGCGACAAGGGCTGA
- a CDS encoding heavy metal translocating P-type ATPase: MTTLNLELDGMSCAGCAGRAERALGALPGLGRATVNFATGTAQVATGTASLTAITGALSSAGYPARTAQTTLAIDGMHCASCVGRVEDSLTATPGVLSATVNLATRTAQVTYLSGTTTPADLARTATRAGYPARPAEDETPDPAAARRATEVTDARDATLIAAVLTLPVFISEMGGHLVPAFHDRLHATIGLQALWTMQFLFTTLVLAWPGRQFLVLGLPALLRGAPDMNSLVSLGTLAAWGYSTVALFAPGVLPPGTAAVYFEAAAVIVTLILLGRWMEARARGRTGAAIRRLIGLQPDTARVIRKGAAQDIPVAQVSVGDTLQLRPGDRIPVDGTVTDGTSHVDESMISGEPLPVSKTTNDTLIAGTINGDGALTMTATGVGRDTMLARIVAMVQEAQGAKLPIQALADKVVRVFVPVVITLAVLTVLAWLAFGPSPALGFALVAGVSVLIIACPCAMGLATPTSIMVGTGRAAELGVLFRKGDALQSLAEVRVVAFDKTGTLTIGRPTLTTLHLAPGVDRADTLAAIAAAEAQSEHPIARAIETAARDESLTLPRVTEFRAIPGHGLSATVNGQNVLAGTARLMHDHAIDIAPFADALAHLTAQGETPVFAAIDGRLAALLAVSDPIKPAARDTIRSLHESGLQTALVTGDTAATARAVATTLGIDHVEAEVLPGDKRDTIARLQDIHGATAFVGDGINDAPALAQADIGIAMGTGTDVAIESADVVLVSGNPANVLTALHVSRRTLRNIRQNLFWAFAYNAALIPVAAGALFPLTGALLSPMLAAGAMALSSVFVLSNALRLRRLSPEPTP; this comes from the coding sequence ATGACAACGCTGAACCTCGAACTTGACGGCATGTCCTGCGCCGGCTGCGCGGGCCGCGCCGAACGCGCCCTCGGCGCGCTGCCCGGCCTCGGCCGCGCAACCGTGAACTTCGCCACCGGCACCGCGCAGGTGGCCACCGGCACCGCGTCGCTTACCGCCATCACAGGCGCGCTCTCCTCTGCCGGCTACCCCGCCCGTACCGCGCAAACGACCCTCGCGATCGACGGGATGCACTGCGCCTCCTGCGTGGGCCGGGTCGAGGACAGCCTGACCGCCACGCCCGGCGTGCTCAGCGCCACCGTCAACCTCGCCACCCGGACGGCACAGGTCACCTACCTCTCGGGCACCACCACCCCCGCCGACCTCGCCCGCACCGCCACCCGGGCGGGCTACCCGGCCCGCCCCGCCGAGGACGAGACGCCCGATCCCGCCGCCGCCCGTCGCGCCACCGAGGTCACCGACGCCCGCGATGCGACCCTGATCGCCGCCGTGCTGACGCTGCCTGTCTTCATATCGGAAATGGGCGGCCATCTCGTACCCGCCTTCCACGACCGGCTGCACGCAACCATCGGCCTCCAGGCCCTCTGGACCATGCAATTTCTCTTCACCACGCTGGTCCTCGCCTGGCCGGGGCGGCAGTTCCTGGTGCTGGGCCTGCCCGCGCTCCTGCGCGGTGCGCCCGACATGAACAGCCTCGTCTCCCTCGGCACCCTGGCCGCCTGGGGGTACTCGACGGTGGCCCTCTTCGCCCCCGGCGTCCTGCCCCCCGGCACCGCCGCCGTCTATTTCGAGGCCGCCGCCGTCATCGTCACCCTCATCCTTCTGGGCCGCTGGATGGAGGCCCGCGCCCGCGGCCGGACCGGCGCCGCCATCCGTCGCCTGATCGGCCTGCAACCCGACACCGCCCGCGTGATCCGCAAGGGTGCGGCACAGGACATTCCCGTCGCGCAGGTGAGCGTCGGGGACACGCTCCAACTGCGCCCCGGCGACCGCATCCCCGTCGACGGCACCGTCACCGACGGCACGTCCCACGTGGACGAATCCATGATCTCGGGCGAGCCCCTGCCCGTCTCGAAAACCACCAACGACACGCTCATCGCCGGCACCATCAACGGCGACGGCGCGCTCACCATGACCGCCACCGGTGTGGGCCGCGACACCATGCTCGCCCGCATCGTCGCCATGGTGCAGGAGGCCCAGGGCGCCAAGCTGCCGATCCAGGCCCTGGCCGACAAGGTCGTGCGCGTCTTCGTGCCCGTGGTCATCACCCTCGCGGTGCTCACCGTCCTGGCATGGCTCGCCTTCGGCCCCAGCCCCGCCCTCGGCTTCGCCCTCGTCGCCGGTGTCTCGGTGCTGATCATCGCCTGCCCCTGCGCCATGGGACTGGCCACGCCCACCTCGATCATGGTCGGCACCGGCCGCGCCGCCGAACTCGGCGTTCTTTTCCGCAAGGGCGATGCGCTCCAGTCGCTGGCCGAAGTCCGCGTGGTCGCCTTCGACAAGACCGGCACCCTCACCATTGGCCGCCCGACCCTCACCACGCTGCACCTCGCCCCGGGGGTCGACCGCGCCGACACCCTCGCCGCCATCGCCGCGGCCGAGGCGCAGTCCGAGCACCCCATCGCCCGCGCCATCGAGACCGCGGCCCGCGACGAAAGCCTCACCCTGCCCCGCGTAACCGAGTTCCGGGCCATCCCCGGCCACGGCCTTTCGGCAACCGTCAACGGCCAGAACGTGCTGGCCGGAACCGCCCGGCTGATGCACGACCATGCCATCGACATCGCCCCCTTCGCCGACGCGCTGGCGCACCTGACCGCCCAAGGCGAGACCCCGGTCTTTGCCGCCATCGACGGACGTCTTGCCGCCCTTCTCGCCGTCTCCGACCCGATCAAGCCTGCGGCCCGCGACACCATCCGCTCCCTGCATGAAAGCGGCCTGCAAACCGCCCTCGTCACCGGCGACACGGCAGCCACGGCCCGCGCCGTCGCCACCACCTTGGGCATCGACCATGTCGAGGCCGAGGTCCTGCCGGGCGACAAGCGCGACACCATCGCCCGCCTGCAAGACATCCACGGCGCCACAGCCTTCGTCGGCGACGGCATCAACGACGCCCCCGCCCTCGCGCAGGCCGATATCGGCATCGCCATGGGCACCGGCACGGACGTGGCCATCGAAAGCGCCGACGTGGTGCTCGTCTCGGGCAATCCCGCAAACGTGCTGACCGCGCTGCATGTCTCGCGCCGCACGCTGCGCAACATCCGCCAGAACCTCTTCTGGGCGTTTGCCTACAACGCCGCGCTCATTCCTGTCGCCGCCGGTGCGCTCTTCCCGCTGACCGGCGCACTCCTGTCACCGATGCTCGCCG
- a CDS encoding PaaI family thioesterase, protein MTDTFDPNLREAPSPLSETLGFDMTDWSEGYARVEAPIAPHLMNRQGLPHGGVYAAILDTAMGFCGCFTGDPNVKQNALTLSMTVNYLARATGKHLVAEARVTGGGRSTFFAKGEVRDDTGTLIAEATGVFKLRARK, encoded by the coding sequence ATGACCGACACCTTCGACCCCAATCTGCGCGAGGCACCCTCGCCACTCTCCGAAACCCTCGGCTTCGACATGACCGACTGGTCCGAAGGCTACGCCCGGGTCGAGGCTCCCATCGCGCCCCATCTGATGAACCGCCAGGGCCTGCCCCACGGCGGTGTCTATGCCGCGATCCTCGACACCGCGATGGGCTTCTGCGGCTGCTTCACCGGCGATCCGAACGTGAAACAGAACGCGCTCACCCTCAGCATGACGGTCAATTACCTCGCCCGCGCCACCGGGAAGCACCTGGTGGCCGAGGCCCGCGTGACCGGCGGAGGCCGCTCCACCTTCTTCGCCAAAGGCGAGGTGCGCGACGACACCGGCACACTCATCGCCGAGGCGACCGGCGTCTTCAAACTGCGCGCCCGGAAGTAA
- a CDS encoding long-chain fatty acid--CoA ligase — MLGQMQHRPLRIIDILTYAAEAFPEQGLVSVRDEGDTHRTTYPQTLARVCQLAHALDALDLKTGNRIATLAWNGYRHFELYYAIAGIGGVCHTINPRLPPEQMQYILDHAQDSAICVDISLVPLLEKVTLPNGCRVIVLTDADHMPDAPDGALAYEDLLADQPQTYDWPSFPEDTAAGLCYTSGTTGNPKGALYSHRSTVLHALLVIAGHPQSLRHGSRVLPVVPLFHVNAWGMPYTAPLAGMTMVMPGRQLDGASLYDLMDSEQVFSAWGVPTVWAGLQQEIAKRGTPPNGFKDLVVGGSAAPRSMIAAFEEMGVNVNQAWGMTEMSPIGTRGILPSRLNDAPLDERIDAKVGAGRRLFGVEFKLKDDAGNLVPHDGESPGELFVRGSTVISGYYNNDDATAAAMDEDGWFGTGDVATVDDNGRLIVRDRAKDLVKSGGEWISSIDLENAAISHPLIDTCAVIAVPHPKWDERPVLVVVPAGDEKPTLADIHAHLEPHFAKWQMPDDILFTDALPLTATAKVSKLTLREQFSDYVHPDLREDGA; from the coding sequence ATGCTCGGCCAGATGCAGCACCGCCCGCTCAGGATCATCGACATCCTGACCTACGCCGCCGAGGCCTTCCCCGAACAGGGCCTCGTCTCCGTGCGCGACGAAGGTGATACTCACCGCACCACCTATCCCCAGACGCTGGCCCGTGTCTGCCAACTGGCCCACGCGCTCGACGCGCTGGATCTGAAAACCGGCAACCGCATCGCCACGCTCGCCTGGAACGGCTACCGCCATTTCGAGCTGTACTACGCCATCGCCGGGATCGGCGGCGTCTGCCACACGATCAACCCCCGCCTTCCGCCCGAGCAGATGCAGTATATCCTCGACCACGCGCAGGACAGCGCGATCTGCGTCGATATCAGCCTCGTGCCGCTCCTGGAGAAGGTCACCCTGCCCAACGGCTGCCGCGTCATCGTCCTGACCGATGCCGACCACATGCCCGACGCCCCAGACGGCGCCCTCGCCTACGAGGACCTGCTGGCGGACCAGCCCCAGACCTACGACTGGCCCAGCTTCCCCGAAGACACCGCCGCCGGCCTCTGCTACACCTCCGGCACCACCGGCAACCCCAAGGGCGCGCTCTATTCGCACCGCTCCACCGTGCTGCACGCGCTCTTGGTCATCGCCGGCCACCCGCAAAGCCTGCGCCACGGGTCCCGCGTCCTGCCCGTGGTCCCGCTCTTTCACGTCAACGCGTGGGGGATGCCCTATACCGCGCCGCTGGCGGGCATGACCATGGTCATGCCGGGGCGCCAACTCGACGGGGCCAGCCTCTATGACCTGATGGATTCCGAACAGGTTTTCTCGGCTTGGGGCGTGCCCACCGTCTGGGCCGGCCTGCAACAGGAGATCGCCAAGCGCGGCACGCCACCCAACGGATTCAAGGATCTCGTGGTCGGTGGCTCCGCCGCCCCCCGCTCGATGATTGCCGCCTTCGAGGAGATGGGCGTCAACGTCAACCAGGCCTGGGGCATGACCGAGATGAGCCCCATCGGCACCCGCGGCATCCTGCCCAGCCGCCTAAACGACGCCCCCCTCGACGAGCGCATCGACGCCAAGGTCGGCGCGGGCCGCCGCCTTTTCGGTGTCGAATTCAAGCTCAAGGACGACGCGGGCAATCTCGTCCCGCACGATGGCGAAAGCCCCGGAGAGCTCTTCGTGCGCGGCAGCACCGTGATCTCGGGCTACTACAACAACGACGACGCCACCGCCGCCGCAATGGACGAAGACGGCTGGTTCGGCACCGGCGACGTCGCCACCGTCGATGACAATGGCCGCCTGATCGTTCGCGACCGCGCCAAGGATCTGGTGAAATCGGGCGGCGAATGGATCAGTTCCATCGACCTCGAAAATGCCGCCATCTCGCACCCGCTGATCGACACCTGCGCCGTCATTGCCGTGCCTCACCCCAAGTGGGACGAACGCCCGGTTCTGGTCGTGGTCCCAGCCGGTGACGAAAAGCCCACTCTCGCGGACATCCACGCTCACTTGGAGCCGCATTTCGCCAAGTGGCAGATGCCCGACGACATCCTCTTCACCGATGCCCTGCCGCTCACCGCGACCGCCAAGGTCTCCAAGCTGACCCTGCGCGAGCAATTCTCCGACTACGTCCACCCCGACCTGCGCGAGGACGGCGCGTGA
- the rpe gene encoding ribulose-phosphate 3-epimerase — protein MPFDRSVKIAPSILSADFANFGAEIRAIEDQGADWVHVDVMDGHFVPNLTFGPPAVKAFRPHVTTFMDVHLMIAPVDVYIEAYAEAGADMISAHVEAGPHIHRTLQAIRGAGCKAGVCVNPGTPLESIEYVLDMVDMVVLMTVNPGFGGQKFIMSGVEKTRRLRQMIGDREVHIQIDGGVTPETAPLVVEAGADVLVAGSAVFKGGSVEAPEVYGQNMQAIRAAVAG, from the coding sequence ATGCCGTTCGACCGTTCCGTCAAGATCGCGCCATCCATCCTGTCTGCCGATTTCGCCAATTTCGGGGCCGAGATTCGGGCCATCGAGGATCAGGGCGCGGATTGGGTGCATGTGGACGTGATGGACGGGCATTTCGTGCCGAACCTGACCTTCGGACCCCCGGCAGTGAAGGCATTTCGTCCGCATGTGACAACCTTCATGGACGTGCACCTGATGATCGCGCCGGTGGATGTGTATATCGAGGCCTATGCCGAGGCGGGCGCGGACATGATCAGCGCCCATGTCGAGGCCGGCCCGCATATCCACCGCACCTTGCAGGCCATTCGCGGGGCGGGGTGCAAGGCCGGGGTCTGCGTCAACCCCGGAACGCCGCTGGAGAGTATCGAATACGTTCTGGACATGGTGGACATGGTAGTGCTGATGACGGTGAACCCAGGCTTTGGAGGGCAGAAGTTCATCATGTCGGGCGTCGAGAAGACGCGGCGGCTGCGCCAGATGATCGGCGACCGCGAGGTGCATATCCAGATCGACGGCGGCGTGACGCCGGAAACCGCGCCGCTGGTCGTGGAGGCGGGGGCGGATGTGCTGGTGGCCGGATCTGCGGTGTTCAAAGGTGGATCGGTGGAGGCACCGGAGGTCTACGGGCAGAACATGCAGGCCATTCGGGCAGCGGTGGCGGGCTGA
- a CDS encoding phosphotransferase family protein, with the protein MSLPLDTAALEAWAKTHLPALEGPITATKFSGGQSNPTYRLDTPSGQFVLRRKPPGVLLKSAHAVDREYRVQKALAETGVPVPKMHALCENDSVIGSAFYVMDHVEGRNFDQPSLPEIAPEDRAPLIDAMNRTLVAIHSVDLDATGLADYGPPGHYCERQTERWTQQYRATATEDIAEMDALIDWLFAHMPPDDGQRTLVHGDYRLDNLLFAPDTPRVAAVLDWELSTTGHPYADLAAVIMQWSMPATAEGRGLEGIDRAAHGLWSDRQFIDTYCERRGIPGIADFNFYLAFTYFRMAAILQGVKKRALDGNASDPDRALKLGAYVPFFARSGLKAATE; encoded by the coding sequence GTGAGCCTGCCCCTCGACACCGCCGCGCTCGAGGCGTGGGCCAAGACCCACCTGCCCGCCCTCGAAGGCCCCATCACCGCCACCAAGTTCTCCGGCGGTCAGTCCAACCCCACCTACCGGCTCGACACGCCCTCGGGCCAATTCGTCCTGCGCCGCAAGCCCCCCGGCGTGCTCCTCAAATCCGCCCACGCGGTAGACCGCGAATACCGCGTGCAAAAGGCCCTTGCGGAAACCGGCGTGCCGGTGCCGAAGATGCACGCCCTTTGCGAGAACGACAGCGTGATCGGCTCGGCCTTCTACGTCATGGACCATGTCGAAGGCCGCAATTTCGACCAGCCGTCCCTGCCCGAAATCGCCCCCGAAGACCGCGCCCCCCTCATCGACGCCATGAACCGAACCCTCGTGGCCATCCATTCCGTCGACCTCGACGCCACCGGCCTCGCCGACTACGGCCCGCCCGGCCACTACTGCGAACGCCAGACCGAACGCTGGACGCAGCAGTACCGCGCCACCGCGACCGAGGACATCGCCGAGATGGACGCCCTCATCGACTGGCTCTTCGCCCACATGCCCCCCGATGACGGCCAGCGCACGCTCGTCCATGGCGACTACCGCCTCGACAACCTGCTCTTCGCCCCCGACACCCCCCGCGTCGCCGCCGTGCTCGACTGGGAGCTGTCGACCACCGGCCACCCCTATGCCGACCTTGCAGCGGTCATCATGCAATGGTCCATGCCCGCCACCGCCGAGGGGCGCGGGCTGGAGGGGATCGACCGCGCCGCCCACGGCCTCTGGTCCGACCGGCAGTTCATCGACACCTATTGCGAACGGCGCGGCATCCCCGGCATCGCGGATTTCAATTTCTACCTCGCCTTCACCTATTTCCGCATGGCCGCCATCCTTCAGGGCGTCAAGAAACGCGCCCTCGACGGCAACGCCTCCGACCCCGACCGCGCCCTGAAACTGGGCGCCTACGTTCCCTTCTTCGCCCGCTCGGGCCTGAAAGCCGCCACCGAATGA